From Trueperaceae bacterium:
CGTCGAGGGAGCGGCCGCGCACGGCGAGGAGGTTGGCGCCGGGCGCCACGAGTCGGCCGAGGCCCACGAGGGAGTTCTCGTCGCCCCCCGTGCCGTGCAGCAGCAGCAGCGTGACGGTCCCTGGGGGCACGGGCGCCTTCGCGCCCGCACCCAGGTCCGGCGCGGGGACGTAGCGGTGGACCCAGGCGAGGCCGGGCGCGGGAGCGTTCGTCATGGGAGCGGCTCGAGCCGGGCCTCGATCGCCGCCCGGTGAGGCTCGAGGAACGGCGGGAGGACGAGCCGCTCGCCGAGGGTGGCGGCGTCCTCGTCGACGGCGAAGCCGGGACCGTCGGTGGCTACCTCGAACAGCACGCCGCCGGGTTCTCGGAAGTAGATGCTGCGGAACCAGAAGCGGTCGACCCAACCGCTGTTGGGTACGCCCAGGCCGGCGAGGTGGTCGAGCCAGTCGCGGTGGATGTGCTCGTCGGGCGCGCGGAACGCGACGTGGTGCACCCCGCCGGCGCCGCTACGCGCCGGGGGCAGGTCGGGGCGCACGGCCACGTGAAGCTCGGCGTGGGGCCCGGTGACGCCGTCCGCCATGCCGTAGACGTGCACCGCGTGGCGGGGGTCCTCCGGGTCGGGGTAGTCGCGCAAGGGGCGCATGTTCGTCACGCCCTGGAGCGCGCGGTCCGTGGGGTTCAGGGCCGGGACGGTGATGACCACTGGCCCGAGCCCGCGGAGCTGATGTTGGGGCGGCAAGGGGCTGTCGTCCCAGGGGACGGGTTCGTCGCCGCTGCCCCCGTCCACTACGAGCGCCAGGCGTTGGCCCTCCGGGTCCTCGAAGCGGAGCTGGGCGCGGCCGTCGACCGTCTCGAGCGGGCCGGCGTCTACGCCCAGGCGAGCGAGACGCTCGCGCCAGTACTCGAGCGAGCCCTCGTCGGCCACGCGCAACCCGGTGCGCGTGACCGCGTGACCGCCACGCCGCTCGCGCGGCAGGCGCCAGTCGAAGAACGTCAGGTCGGTGCCGGGGCTGCCGGCTCCGTCGGCGTAGAAGAGGTGGTAGGCGCCGGTGTCGTCCTGGTTCACGCTGCGCTTCACGAGCCGCATGCCGAGGGTGTCCGTGTAGAAGCGCTTGTTGGCGGCGATCTCGGCCGAGACGGCCGTCAGGTGGTGGAAGCCGGTGAACTGGAGTGTCAACTCGTGCCTCCTCTCGCCCTGCGAGGGCCGGCCGCCGCCGGGCGACCGGGAGCCGGGCGCGGGCATACATACCCGGCCGCGCGTGCCTCCGTCACTCGAGACCCAGGAAGCGCCGCTTGGCGCCGTCGTCGCTGGGCCCGTCCGGCCCTAGGAGTACCACGTCGGGGACCCGGTCCGGGTCGCGGGCGTAGAGGGGGAAGAGCGAGGCGCGCACGGCGTCGGCGGCGGGGCCGGGCGCCCGGAAGACGTCAGCCAACCACGATGTCTGGCGGTGCAGGGCGGCGAAGTCGGCGCGGGCGGCGCCGGCGTACGCCTCGCCGGCTTCGTCCACCGCCTGCGGCGCGAACGAACCAGCGCGGAGCAGCGCCGCGGTAAGGCGCGCCGCGCCGCGCAGGGCCAGCGCGACGCCGCATCCGAAGCTGGGGTCGGCGGCGCCTGCCGCGTCGCCGACCAGCGCGACGCCCCGCAGGTAAGGCGGGTCTACCCAGGTGTCGGCGCCGGGGAACTGGCTCAGCGGCCCCGCCACCTCGGCGCCGGCGAGCCAATCGGGCGGGACGCCGGCCGCGGCGCTGAGGCGCGAGAACTCCGGGAAGGCGGTCGGTCCGCCGAGGCGGTGCCGCCCGGCGGCGAGGTGGTAACCGAGATAGGCGCGGGTCCGGCTCGCGTCGAGGGGTACCAGCGTGGCGAGCAGGCCGGTGGCCGGGGCGAGGAAGACGTGGGCGGTGTCGAGCGCCTCCGTCGTGAAGCCCACGCCGGCGCCCACCAGGAGGACGCCCGCGAACATCAGCTTGGCGGGGTCGGCGAAGAGCTCGAACCCGCCCCACGCGCGCGTGCGCGAGCCGCGCCCGTCCGCGCCTATCACGAGCCGCGCCGGGTGGTCGACGGGGGTGGTGCCCACGCGCGCCTCCACCAACGCGAGTCGCTCGGGACCCGGCAGCCGGCGCACCTGGGTGACGGCGGTGCCCCGCACCACCTCGGCGCCGGCACGCTCGGCGGCGCCGAGCAGGGCCGTCTGGAGTTCGGGGTGAAGGAAGGCGCGCACGCCGAGCCCGCCGCTCTCCGCGGCCATGTCTCGCGGCGGCCGCTCCGCCAGCCCGACGACGCGCGTGCGCCAGTAGCGCACCGGCCTGCTCACGGCGCCCAGCGCCCCCATGAGGCCGAGCCTAACGGCCTCCCTCACCCCCCACGGGTAGACGACGTCGCCGCGCACGCGATCGACGAACTGGTGCTCCCGCTCGAGGACCAGCACGTCGGCGCCGGCGGCCGCGAGGCGGTGGGCGCAGGCCGCGCCCGCCACTCCGCCGCCCACGATCACGACGTCGCGGACCCGTTCGCTCACGCGCCGCCTACGTCCTGCCGTCGGGCGCTCATGGCGTCAGTCGGCGGCAACCGCGGCCACCCGCGGGAGGCGCACGACGACGGCGAGGAGCCCCGCCGTCACCACCGCCCCCGCCAGGCCCATCGCAAGGTAGCCGGCGCGGGCCATTATCAGCCCGCCGACGATGGTGGCGCCCGCCGCCGCCCCACCTACGAGCAGGTCGTTGAACCCCTGCATGCGGCCCTTCTCGGCGGGCGAGAGGGCGTCGGTCAGGAGCGCGGAACCGGCCACGTAGCAGAGGTTCCAGCCCAGCCCGAGCAAGAACAGCGCGAAGGCGACCGGCAGGAGCCGGGGCGACAGCGGCGCCAACAGGCACGAGGCGAGCAGCGTGACGGCGCCGATGCCCAGCACCCGGCGCCTGCCCCACCTGTCGGTCAGCCATCCCGCCACCGACGAGAAGGCGTACATGCCGAACGTGTGACTGGAGAAGACGAGCGAGATGTTGGTGAGCGAGTGCTCGATCTGGTGCATGTGAAGTGACGTCATCTGCATCAGGCCGACCATGACCATGTGTGCCAGCACGACGCTGGTGACGGCGGTCCGCACGGCCGCGTCGCCGAGCAGCTCGCGCAGGCCGCGCGTGGGGCCGAGGCGGTGCGTGCCCGCCTCGTCGAGGGCGATGGCCTCCCCGATCAGGCGCGGTTCCGGTCTCAGGGCAAGGAAGAGGAGGCCGGCCGTGAGGAGGTAGCCGGCGCCGGTGGCCAGGTAGGGGCCGGCGATCTCGCTCCACCCCCACGCCGTGACGAGGCGCCCGGTCGGTCCCACGAGCGCGGGGCCGAGCACGCTGCCGACCGTGCCGCCGAGCACCACCGTGGAGAGCGCGCGGGCGCGCCGCCGGCGCGGGTTCACCTCGGCCGCCACGAAGCGCCCGAGCTGCACGGCCGAGTTGCCCGAGCCGGTGATGAAGAGAGCCACGAGGACGAGCAGGAAGTTGCCGTTGGCCACGCCGAGCAGCGAGAGCGTGGCGCCGAAGGCGCCGGTGAGGAGGGCGGCGGTGAGGGCGCCGCGGCGTCCCAGCCGGTCGGACAGCCGGCTCCAGAAGTAAGCGCCCACCGCGACGCCGACCTGCACGACGGCCGCGGGCAGCCCGGCGAGCGAGTCGCGCCCGGAGAGCTCGGCGCCCACGATGGCCGCGACGGTGGCCGCGGCGATGGAGCCGGCCGAGCCGAGGCTCTGGCTCACGAACAAGGCGCTGGTGATCCTGCGTGCGTGGCGGGCGCGCACCGCGGGGTCGGCGAGCGGCCGCGCGCGTGGTGGGTGCGGCGTCGCTGCTGGCGTCGCGGCAGGCGCGACGGTCGCGCCGACCTCCAGGCTCGGGGGTTCGGGGGACGGCATCACGCCAGACTACTCCGCCGACGCGCCGCGCGCGGCCTTCGGCGCGGCAGTGCGGCCGCCGGGCCGAAGGGAGCGACCCGGCGCGCCAGGCGCCTCAGCGAGGGGCCGCGCTCAGACCCGGCCGATGCGCACGCGCCAGACCTCGGGTCCCTCCTCTAGCGGTTCCCAGCTGAACTCGCCCGGGTACTCGGCGGCGAACTGGTAGTAGAGCGGCTTGGGGTCGTGGTCGTTGACGAGCACGAAGGCGTTGCCCGACGCCAGTCCGAGGTACGTCTCGAGGATGAGGCGGTGGCGTTCGGCGGGTATCAGGTGGCGCACCTCCAGCAGCACGTCCTCGGCCGTCGGGGCTGCCGACTTGCGCGGCCTCACCGTGCGCGTGAGGTAGTGGAGGGTGCCGTTCAGTCGTTCGCCCTCGCGGGGCCAGGCGTGGCGCAGGAGCGTCCACCCTTGGGCCGCCAGCTCGCAGGCGTCGTCCTGCTTACCGGCGTCGCCCAGCGCCCTGAGCGCCGAATCGAAGAGCTTGTTGAGACGGGCCACGGCCTCGTCGGGGGTGAGTTGGGCCGCCTCTGACGCGGACCGGTCGGCTGACGTCTGACTCATCCGGGCACGCTAACCAAGCCCGTCGTGGCGCCACCATGACCTGGGCCAAGGCCGAGCGCGCGGGGCCGGGGCCGCTGCCACGCCGCGCCGTGTGCGGGCCGCTGCCTCACCCGCCGGCGGCGGCGGTGACCGCGGCGCTCACCTGCGGGACCGACTCGAAGCGGACGGCGACGATGCCGAGCGCGGCCGCCGCCGCCACGTTCTCGGGCATGTCGTCGACGAAGAAGGCGGCCGTCGGCTCGGCTCCTTCGGCTTCGAGGATGGCGCGCCAGAAGGCCGGGTCGGGCTTGGAGACGCCCATCAGGTTGGACGCGTAGACGCGGTCGAACACGTCGTAGTCGCCGCGGCGCACGTGCGCCTCGTAGTGCGGGTCGATGGTGTTGGTGCCCGCCACCACGCGCGCGCCCGAGCGCCTGAGGCGGTCGACGAGGGCGTACATGGCCGGGCGCCGGCTCGGGTGGAAGTAGTCGGCCCACGGCTCGCCGCGTGGGCGCCTGCCGGTCGCCGCCTCGAAACGGTCCCAGAACTCGGCCACGGGGATCGCGCCCTCGTGGAGGGCGCGGGAGCCCGCCTCGGCAAGCGCCGCCTCGAGCGAGGCCGGGTCCATGCCGAACTCCGCCGCCATGGCGGGCGCAACGTCGAAGCCGTCTACCATCACGCCACCAACGTCGAAGATGAACAGGGGCGTGGCGCGCGCCGCGGTCACTCCTTGCCCGCCGAGAACACGTTGGCGCCCCTCAAGAACACGCTCGAGAGGCTGAAGAAGATGACGAGCATGGGCAGGCTGGCGAGCGCCGCCACGGCCACCATGGCGCCCTCGTTCGTGCTCTTCTCCTCCATGAACGTCACCACGTAAAGCGGCATGGTCTTGAGCTCCTGCGACTGCACCACGAGCAGCGGCCAGATCAGGTTGCGCCACTGCTCCTCGAACGTCAGCACGGCCAGCACGGCCATGATGGGCACCATGTTGGGGACGACGATCCGGAAGAAGATGCCGACCTCGGAGGCGCCGTCGATGCGGGAGGCGTCGATGAGCTCGTCCGGGAACGTGAGCAGCGACTGCCGCATGAGGAACACGCCGAAGGCGCTGAGCAGGAAGGGGACGATGAGGCCGGGGTAGCTGTCCTGCATCCCCAGGCCCGTGACGACCACGTAGAGGGGGATCATGACCGTCTCGAACGGGATCATGAGGGTCGAGAGGATGAGCATGAAGACGAGGTTGCTGCCGCGGAAGCGGAGCTTGGTCAGGCCGTAACCGGCGAGGGCCGAGAAGAACACGGTGGTCGCCGCCACGCAGCCCGCCACGATGACGGAGTTGAGCAGGGCGCGCGGGAAGATGAACTTGCCGTCGTTGCCGCGGATGGCCTGCCAGAAGTTGTCGAGGTAGAGGCCATCCGGCCACCAGGGGAACGGCATGCGCATGATGTCGCGCGCCGGCATGAACGAGGCCACGAACATGAAGGCGAGCGGCGTCAGCACGAGCAGCACCGCCACGACGAGCACCACCCAGCCGAGGAGGTGGAAGAAGGCCTCGAGCGCGGTGCGCCGGTGGCCGGCCGCGGCGGGGAGGGCGTTCCGCCCCGCTGTCCTGGCGGCCATTCAGGCGTCCCTCGTCCCGCCGAGGCGGAACTGGACCATGGCGAGGACGAACATCACGAGGAGCAGGACGATGCTCATGGCGCTCGCCAGGCCGATCTGGAAGTCGCGGATGCCCGTGTTGTAGATGCCGAGCGTGACCACGTTGATGGGCTCCAAAGGCGCGCCGGCCCTGGTGAAGAGGTACTGGGTGGCGAAGGTGCGCATGCAGAAGATCATCGCCATGATCGACACGAGCAGCGTGGTCGGCTTCAGTAGTGGCAGGGTGATGTAGCGGAAGAGCTGGATGCCGGTGGCGCCGTCGACGGTGGCGGCCTCCTTCACGCTCCGCGGTATGGCGCCCAGCCCGGCGATGAAGATGATGGTGAAGAAGCCGAGCTTGCCCCAGAGGTACACGAGCGAGGTTGAGAGGCGCACCATGTCCGGGTTGGCAAGCCAGTGGTGGTCGACGCCCGGCGTGCCGAGGACGAAGTTGACCCACTGGTTGGCGATGCCGCGCGGGTCGAGCAGGAGCAGCCACACGGCGGCGGCGACCACGCCGGGTATGACGGCGGGGGCGTAGAACGCCATCTGGAAGAAGCGCTGCAGCCGCAGCCGCGAGAAGATCAGCCACGCGAGGAGGAGGCTGAGGACCACGAGCGGCACGGCGGTGCTCAGGGTGAAGAGCCCGGTGGCCTTCCAAGAGTTCCAGAACGTGGCCGAGCCGGCCAGGTCGAGGTAGTTGCGCAGGCCGACGAAGCGCGGCGGCCTGAGCGACAGGACGTTCTTGCTGTGGAGCCCAAGCCAGAAGGCGTTCAGGATCGGGTAGAAGCTGAACAGCGCGAAGTAGATGAGGGCTGGGAGTACGAACGC
This genomic window contains:
- a CDS encoding ring-cleaving dioxygenase — its product is MPAPGSRSPGGGRPSQGERRHELTLQFTGFHHLTAVSAEIAANKRFYTDTLGMRLVKRSVNQDDTGAYHLFYADGAGSPGTDLTFFDWRLPRERRGGHAVTRTGLRVADEGSLEYWRERLARLGVDAGPLETVDGRAQLRFEDPEGQRLALVVDGGSGDEPVPWDDSPLPPQHQLRGLGPVVITVPALNPTDRALQGVTNMRPLRDYPDPEDPRHAVHVYGMADGVTGPHAELHVAVRPDLPPARSGAGGVHHVAFRAPDEHIHRDWLDHLAGLGVPNSGWVDRFWFRSIYFREPGGVLFEVATDGPGFAVDEDAATLGERLVLPPFLEPHRAAIEARLEPLP
- a CDS encoding FAD-dependent oxidoreductase; the protein is MSERVRDVVIVGGGVAGAACAHRLAAAGADVLVLEREHQFVDRVRGDVVYPWGVREAVRLGLMGALGAVSRPVRYWRTRVVGLAERPPRDMAAESGGLGVRAFLHPELQTALLGAAERAGAEVVRGTAVTQVRRLPGPERLALVEARVGTTPVDHPARLVIGADGRGSRTRAWGGFELFADPAKLMFAGVLLVGAGVGFTTEALDTAHVFLAPATGLLATLVPLDASRTRAYLGYHLAAGRHRLGGPTAFPEFSRLSAAAGVPPDWLAGAEVAGPLSQFPGADTWVDPPYLRGVALVGDAAGAADPSFGCGVALALRGAARLTAALLRAGSFAPQAVDEAGEAYAGAARADFAALHRQTSWLADVFRAPGPAADAVRASLFPLYARDPDRVPDVVLLGPDGPSDDGAKRRFLGLE
- a CDS encoding MFS transporter — translated: MFVSQSLGSAGSIAAATVAAIVGAELSGRDSLAGLPAAVVQVGVAVGAYFWSRLSDRLGRRGALTAALLTGAFGATLSLLGVANGNFLLVLVALFITGSGNSAVQLGRFVAAEVNPRRRRARALSTVVLGGTVGSVLGPALVGPTGRLVTAWGWSEIAGPYLATGAGYLLTAGLLFLALRPEPRLIGEAIALDEAGTHRLGPTRGLRELLGDAAVRTAVTSVVLAHMVMVGLMQMTSLHMHQIEHSLTNISLVFSSHTFGMYAFSSVAGWLTDRWGRRRVLGIGAVTLLASCLLAPLSPRLLPVAFALFLLGLGWNLCYVAGSALLTDALSPAEKGRMQGFNDLLVGGAAAGATIVGGLIMARAGYLAMGLAGAVVTAGLLAVVVRLPRVAAVAAD
- a CDS encoding DUF2249 domain-containing protein, with product MSQTSADRSASEAAQLTPDEAVARLNKLFDSALRALGDAGKQDDACELAAQGWTLLRHAWPREGERLNGTLHYLTRTVRPRKSAAPTAEDVLLEVRHLIPAERHRLILETYLGLASGNAFVLVNDHDPKPLYYQFAAEYPGEFSWEPLEEGPEVWRVRIGRV
- a CDS encoding HAD family phosphatase — translated: MTAARATPLFIFDVGGVMVDGFDVAPAMAAEFGMDPASLEAALAEAGSRALHEGAIPVAEFWDRFEAATGRRPRGEPWADYFHPSRRPAMYALVDRLRRSGARVVAGTNTIDPHYEAHVRRGDYDVFDRVYASNLMGVSKPDPAFWRAILEAEGAEPTAAFFVDDMPENVAAAAALGIVAVRFESVPQVSAAVTAAAGG
- a CDS encoding carbohydrate ABC transporter permease — protein: MAARTAGRNALPAAAGHRRTALEAFFHLLGWVVLVVAVLLVLTPLAFMFVASFMPARDIMRMPFPWWPDGLYLDNFWQAIRGNDGKFIFPRALLNSVIVAGCVAATTVFFSALAGYGLTKLRFRGSNLVFMLILSTLMIPFETVMIPLYVVVTGLGMQDSYPGLIVPFLLSAFGVFLMRQSLLTFPDELIDASRIDGASEVGIFFRIVVPNMVPIMAVLAVLTFEEQWRNLIWPLLVVQSQELKTMPLYVVTFMEEKSTNEGAMVAVAALASLPMLVIFFSLSSVFLRGANVFSAGKE
- a CDS encoding sugar ABC transporter permease, which encodes MTRKRPALTVAARRALWGWAFVLPALIYFALFSFYPILNAFWLGLHSKNVLSLRPPRFVGLRNYLDLAGSATFWNSWKATGLFTLSTAVPLVVLSLLLAWLIFSRLRLQRFFQMAFYAPAVIPGVVAAAVWLLLLDPRGIANQWVNFVLGTPGVDHHWLANPDMVRLSTSLVYLWGKLGFFTIIFIAGLGAIPRSVKEAATVDGATGIQLFRYITLPLLKPTTLLVSIMAMIFCMRTFATQYLFTRAGAPLEPINVVTLGIYNTGIRDFQIGLASAMSIVLLLVMFVLAMVQFRLGGTRDA